A genomic window from Arthrobacter sp. FW305-BF8 includes:
- a CDS encoding TetR/AcrR family transcriptional regulator — MPKIVDHDERRLELVDATWRIIARMGIESATMREIATEAGFANGALKPYFPTKDTLLTFAFGHVFNRTNERIAEVTAGLSGLAALRAFCVEVLPLDEERINEARIVIPFWQKAINDPGKAQIHRESMQQWRDAIRRYLGEARDSGDVSTAVDDDSLAGQLLNMLLGAQIAAALLPEGETELGLDGQLEGFLALLTGQH; from the coding sequence GTGCCAAAGATTGTTGACCACGATGAGCGCCGCCTGGAACTGGTGGATGCGACTTGGCGGATCATCGCCCGGATGGGCATTGAGAGCGCCACGATGCGGGAAATCGCCACGGAGGCGGGCTTCGCCAACGGGGCCCTGAAACCGTACTTTCCCACCAAGGACACGCTGCTGACCTTCGCCTTCGGCCACGTCTTCAACCGGACCAACGAACGCATCGCCGAAGTCACCGCGGGACTTTCGGGACTGGCGGCCCTGCGGGCCTTCTGCGTCGAAGTGCTCCCGCTCGATGAGGAACGGATCAACGAAGCCCGGATCGTCATCCCCTTCTGGCAGAAGGCCATCAACGACCCCGGCAAGGCGCAGATCCACCGGGAATCGATGCAGCAGTGGCGGGATGCCATCCGGCGCTATCTCGGGGAGGCCCGGGACAGCGGCGACGTGAGTACCGCCGTCGACGACGACAGCCTGGCCGGGCAGCTGCTCAACATGCTGCTGGGCGCCCAGATCGCGGCCGCGCTGCTTCCGGAGGGCGAGACGGAGCTCGGCCTGGACGGGCAGCTCGAGGGATTCCTTGCCCTGCTGACGGGCCAGCATTGA